GGCCCTATATCGCGCATCCAGGCGTCGTTCAGCGGAACCTCGACAGTCTGGATGTCTTGTGAAAGATAGCGTTTCGCGACGTCGATCTCGGCGGGGTCGACCAGCATGGTGACCGGTTCGAACTCCGCGATGGCGTGTGCGACGCCCGCCCACGTCGCCCGCGCCTCGTGTTGTTCCTCGGCGGTGTCACCCAGGGAGTAGCCGGCGGAGGGGAAGGCCATCCACACCCGGTCCTGGGGCGCGCCCTCGGCGGGCATCAGATGGTTCGGCCGGTCACTCACTTGACCACCGCCGTGGCCGCGTGCCCCGCGCCGTAGGGATGCTCGACATCCACCGGTGCAGTCAGCGCGCCATAGCTGTCCGGACGACGCGTCAGCAGGAACGGGAAGAGCTCCAGCCAATCACGACGCTGATCCAGATCCAGATCGGCGATCAACACCGCCTCCTCGTCACGGGGCGCCGACACCAGCACCCGGCCGTACGGGTCAGAGATGAACGAGGACCCGTAGAACGACAGCGTGCCCTCGTCCCCGGTCCGATTGGGCACGACCATGAACAGTCCGTTGCTGATGCCGTGCCCGACAATGACGTGCCGCCACAGCGGCTGGGTATCGAACGCGGGGAACACCGGTTCCGATCCGATGGCGGTCGGATAGACGACGATCTCAGCGCCGCCGAGCGCATAACTCCGCGCCACCTCAGGAAACCATTCGTCCCAGCAGGTCGGCAAGCCCACCCGCGCACCCAACCCCTCCGGCGCATACACCGGGTACGCGTCCTGCGCCGGTCCCGGACGGAAGTAGGTGTCCTCGTAGTAGCCCGCCGAGATCGGGATATGCATCTTGCGGGTACGCCCGACCAGATCGCCCGCCGGCGAGACCAGGATCGCGGTGTTGAAACCGAGACCGTCGGCGTCCGGCGCCTTTTCGTACAAGGAGGCGTGCACGAAGATGCCGTGTCGGCGTGCCGCCTCGGCGGCCATCGAGAAGGTCGGACCGTCCAGCAGGTTCTCGGCCGAGTCACCGGGGTTGGCGCCGGCCCGGGTATCGGCGGGATAGCGCAACAGCGTGATCTCCGGCAGGAACACCGCAGTCGCGCCGGCGTCAGCGGCACGGGCGATGCCGTCGTTGAGCACCCCGATCAGCTCGGCGGCATCGGCGCGCCAGCGGTGTTGCACGAGTGCGACGCGCACCGGCGGCCGTCGCGACTCGGCGGTCCGGGAGAGCGGTTCAGCGGGCTCGGCGGTGAGAATGAGCATGTCGACACTCCTAAAACGAATTGGTTTCGTTTATTGTGAGAGGCGGCGATGCCGTTGTAAAGAGCCGAAAGGAAATCGACCAGTGGGACGACCCCGGATGGCGATTCTGTCCATCGACCGGATCGCCGATGCCGCAATGGATCTGGTCGAGAGCACCGGCGGATTCACCATCCCCGAACTGGCCCGCTCGCTCAAGGTGAGCCCGTCTTCGTTGTACAACCACGTCACCGGGCGCGAGCAGATCGTCGAGCTGCTCCGCGAAAAGGCCATGAGCGCGGTGGCCCTTCCCGCTACCGACGGGCCATGGATCGACGTCGTCGCCGACATCATGCGCTCCTACCGTCGCAGCTATGCCCGTTACCCGAGGCTGATCCCCTTGCTGACCGCTTACCCGATCGCCAGCACGCACGCCGTCGCGATGTACAACGCCCTGGCACAGACGCTGGCGGCCGCCGGGTTCAGCTCCGCCGACAGTCTGCGCGTCATCACGCTCATCGATTCCTTCGTCCTCGGTTCGGCGCTGGACGCCGCAGCGCCCGCGGCGCCCTGGGGGTCCAGTCCCGATGTCGGCCCGGAACTTGCGGCCGCGTTGGCCACCGGGTCGGGCCCGGACCGCGCCGAGGACGCCTTCGAGTTCGGTCTGGCGGTGCTCCTGCGCGGCCTGAAGCGGTAGCACGCGCCCATATGGACTCCTGCTGATCACAACCCCTGACCGCCCATCACGCCGGCCTTATCGTCGGCAGATGGCTCAACCCGTGAAGGTGAACGAGGACTGGCTGGCCGTCATCGTCGGCCTCACCCTGCTGGCACTGGTACTGGTCGGTGCCATCCCGGGCAGCATGATCCCGTGACCCACACCGAGGCCGTCGACACGACCGCCGACGAGCAGACCGACCCGCGCTCATCGCAACTCCCCTACGCAGTAGCGGGCGTGCTGGTGGTCATCGCGCTCGGCGCGGCCACCCGATTCCTGGAGCAGCAGGTACCCGGCTGGGCGGCCGACAGCCCGCTGGCCAAGGTTGCCAAGTCGATCGAGTTCCCGGTCTACGCCATCGCACTGGGGCTGCTTGGCAACGTCATCCTGTCCAAAGTCGCTCTGCGGGAGGCACTCTCACGCGGATTCCGAACAGAGTTCTTCATCAAGACCGGGCTGGTGCTGCTCGGCGCATCGATCAACCTGAAGCTGCTGGTCACCGCGGCCGGCCCGGCGATCGTCCAGGCGCTGCTACTGATCAGCATCGTCTTCGGCTTCACCTGGTGGCTGGGCGGACGCCTCGGCCTGGATGACAAATTGCGCGCACTGCTCGCCTCGGCGGTATCCATCTGCGGCGTCAGCGCTGCCATCGCGGCTGCGGGCGCGGTGCAGGCCAAACGCGAACAGCTGGCCTACGCCGCGTCCTTGGTGATCATCTTCGCCCTCCCGTCGATCTTCCTTCTACCCTGGCTGGCAACGGTGTTCGGACTGTCCGATGCCGTGGCCGGAGCGTGGATCGGCGGCAATATCGACACCACCGCTGCGGTGGCAGCCGCCGGTGCGCTCGCCGGCGAGGATGCGCTGCAGATCGCGACCATCGTCAAGACCACCCAGAACGCGCTGATCGGCATCGTCGCGATCGCTTTGACCGCCTATTTCGCGCTGAAGGTGGAACGAAAGGCGGGCGCACAAGCACGACCCTCGCTACGCGAGTTCTGGGACCGCTTCCCCAAGTTCGTACTGGGGTTCATTGCGGCATCGATCATCGGGACGTTGTATCTGCAGTTCGGCGGCGACAAGGTGAACATCGCCACCGTCAACGATCTGCGCACCTGGTTCCTGATCTTCGCATTCGTCGCCATCGGATTGGAATTCTCGCTGCGCGGACTGCGCGAGGCCGGATGGCGTCCGATCGCCCTGTTCGCCTCCGCAACCGTGGTGAACATCGTGGCCGCCCTGGGTCTGGCTCTGCTGCTCTTCGGAAACTTCACGGTGTAGCCGGTCCGCAAGCGGGTTACGCTCACGGCGTGCCGACACCCTGGTCCCGGCGAGGTTTCCTGCTGGCGCTTGCCTCCGGATCGGCGGCAGCCGCTGCCGCGTGCAGCTCCGAGCCTCGGCCAGGCGCCGTCGCCGACGACGGGTCCGTCACCGTCCAACACGCATTCGGCGAAACCCGCGTGCCCGCGCCGCCCACGCGGGTGGTCAGCGCCGGGCTGACCGGTCAGGATTGCCTGATGGCCGTCGGCGTCATCCCCGTCGGGGTGACCGAATGGTTCGGTGGGCAGCCGTTCGCCACCTGGCCATGGGCGCTCCCGGCCCTCGGCACCGCCCGACCGGTGGTGCTCAACCTCGACAACGGTATCGACGTCGACGCCATCGCGGCACTCGATCCCGATCTGATCATCGCGACCAACGCCGGCCTGGACCGTGACACCTACGACCGGTTGTCCGATATCGCGCCGACGATCGCCCAGTCCGGGACGCAGGCCTTCTTCGAACCGTGGAAGGAGCAGGCCGCAGCCATCGGCGCCGCGGTGTTCAAACACGATGAGATGACCCGGCTGATCGCCGACATCGACACCCGGTTCACGACCGCGGGTACCGAAAACCCCCAGTTCAAGGGCAAACGAGCGCTGCTCTTGCAGGGCAGCCTCGAGGGCGGCGACGTCGTGGTGACGCCACCGGGCTGGCGCACCGAGTTCCTGACCCAGCTCGGTTTCACCGTGGCCGACACCGACGCCACCGTGCCGCGCGATCGGATGGCGCAGGTGCTCGGCGCGGCCGATGTTCTCATCTGGTGCGCCGACGACGCCGAGACTGCGGTGCTGACCGCGGACCCCATCATCGCCGAACGGGGCGCACGCAACGTCTTCACCGGCCGCGACCTGGCCGCGGCGATCGCCTTCAGTTCGCCGTTGTCGCTGCCCGCGGTCGCCGACCAGCTCCCGGCCATGCTCAGGCCCGCGCTGGCCTGACAAGATATCCGGGTGAGCAGTCCGAACGACACCCAACATGGCCCGTCCTACGCGCAGGTCGGTTCGGCCTACTATCCGATCTTCGTAGCGGTCTTCACCGCACTGGTGATCATCTCCAACGTCACCGCCACCAAGGGCGTCGAGTTCGGCCCGATCATCACCGACGGCGGGTTCATCGTCTTCCCGCTGACCTATGTGATCGGCGACGTACTGTCCGAGGTCTACGGATTCAAGGCGGCCCGGCGCGCGATCCTCACCGGTTTTGCGATGAATGCCCTTGCCGCCGCAGCGTTCTGGGCAACCGTGTACCTGCCGGCCGCAGATTTCTACCCGAACCAGGAACACTTGGAGAACATCGTCAGCGCCTATACCGGGCTGATCATCGCGGGCATGGCCGGCTTTCTCGTCGGGCAGACACTGAATGCCTGGTCGTTGGTGCTCATCAAGGAACGGACCAAGGAAAAGCATCTCTGGGCACGTCTTGTCGGGTCGACCTTCGTCGGGCAGCTCGGTGACACGGTCGTGTTCTGCGCCATCGCGGCCAGCGTCATCGGTATCACCTCGTTCAGCGACTTCTTGATCTACACCGCGCAGGGATGGTTCTACAAGACCATCGTCGAGGTGGTGCTGCTGCCCGTCACCTACCGGGTGATCGCGATGGTCAAGCGTCGCGAACCGACCTATCAGCCGGTCGCGTGAACGCGCGTATGAACCTTTGTTAAGGCTCCTCTGTCAAACCCCTCAGACACGTCGAACGCCACGTTACCCGGCGGTAGCTTCGGTAGATGACGCTGACAACGGATGTCCACGTGCCCGGTGATCTGGGCACCGTTCGCGATTACGGCGATCAGGCGCTGCTGCTCGAGTTCGACGGCACCGCGGCGGTATTGGCCTGGACCGACACGCTGAAGAGCGCCGGGCTGCCCGGCGTCCTCGACATCGTGCCCGCCTCCCGGACGATCCTGGTGACACTGGCGGGCCCACGGTATCTGGCCCCCACCCGGCAACGGCTCAAAGCCCTGCGCCTGCAGCGTTCCGTCGACGCATACGGCAAGGCGGCCCAGCCCGACGTCGTGATCGAGGTGACCTATGACGGTGACGACCTGGCCGAGGTCGCCGAGCTGACAGGCCTGAGCGCCGCCGAGGTGGTCGCCGCCCACACCGGCACGCTGTGGCAGGTCGGATTCGGCGGCTTCGCACCGGGATTCGCCTACCTGATCGGTGGTGACCCGCGACTGCAGGTGCCCCGTCGCGCCGAGCCACGGACCCGGGTTCCGGCCGGATCAGTCGGTCTGGCAGGCGAATTCAGCGGGGTCTACCCCCGCGAGTCTCCCGGTGGCTGGCAGCTGATCGGACGCACATCGGCAGTTCTGTTCGACGTCACCCGCGACCGGCCCGCCCTGCTCACGCCGGGGATGACCGTCGCGTTCCGGGCGGCATCATGAGCGTCACGCTGGAAGTACTGCGCACCGGACCGCTGGCCCTGGTGGAGGATCTCGGCAGACCCGGTATGGCGCATATGGGGGTGACCACTTCGGGCGCCGCCGACCGGCGGGCGCACACCCTGGCCAACCGACTGGTCGCCAACCCCGGTGAGCACGCGACCGTCGAGGTCACCTTCGGTGGATTCTCCGCCCGCGTACACGGCGGGGATGTCACCATCGCCGTCACCGGCGCCGATACCGACCCGGCCGTCAACGGAGTTCCCTTCGGCACCAACAGCATCCACTACGCGCGCGACGGTGAGGTGATCTCATTGGGAGCACCGCACTCCGGACTGCGAAGCTACCTGGCGGTGCGCGGCGGGATCGACGTGGCCCCGGTGCTCGGTTCACGCAGCTATGACGTGATGTCGGCGATCGGCCCGGCACCTCTGCGCGTCGGTGACATGCTGCCGATCGGGGAACACAGCACCGACTTCCCCGAGCTCGACCAGGCGCCCGTGGGGTCCATCTCACCGGAGATCGTGGACCTCCAGGTCGTTCCGGGCCCGCGTGACGACTGGTTCGTCGATCCCGACATCCTGGTCCGCACCAACTGGCTGGTGACCAACCGCAGCGACCGGGTCGGCATGCGACTGGTCGGGATGCCGCTGGAGCACCGCCGACCCGATCGGCAGCTGCCCAGCGAGGGCGCCACCCGCGGGGCGATCCAGATACCGCCCAACGGTTTTCCGGTCATCCTCGGCCCCGACCATCCGGTGACCGGTGGCTACCCGGTGATCGGCGTGGTCACCGACGAGGACATCGACAAACTGGGCCAGGTGCGCCCCGGACAGACGGTCCGGCTGCACTGGTCGCGGCCGCGCCTCCCGCACGACATTTGATGGTAGAAACGGCTGTGTGCGCAGTCACACACCGGGACCGACCGCGGTCCGCGACGTCCACACCGCGCGGCTGATCCACACCGCCGACCTGGACGCCGAAACCCGCACGGACGCCCGCCGCATGGTCGTCGAGGCCTTCGCCGATGACACCGAGGACACCTTCGACGATTCGGACTGGGAGCACGCGCTCGGCGGCATGCACGCTCTGATCTTTCACCGTGGCGCGATCATCGCCCATGGAGCCGTCGTCCAACGCCGGCTGCTGTACCGCGATATGCCGCTACGGTGCGGCTACGTCGAGGCCGTTGCGGTCCGCGCGGACTGGCGTAGGCAGGGCCTGGGCACCGCCATCATGGATGCGTTGGAACAGGTGTTGCGCGGGGCCTACCAGCTGGGTGCGCTCGGCGCCTCGGAAGCCGGGATGCAGCTGTATCTGCCGCGCGGCTGGCAGCAGTGGCAGGGGCCCACCTCGGTGCTGGCGCCGAGCGGTACCACCCGCACCCCGGACGACGATGGTGGTGTGTACGTCCTTCCCGTCACTGTCGAACTGGACACCAGCGCGGAGCTCAGCTGTGATTGGCGCGCAGGCGACGTCTGGTAATGCCTGGTCAGGACCTCACCGCCGGCAACGCGCCATGGTGAGCGGAAGTTCACGGCCGGGTTATCGACAGCAGCGCCCCCGCAACAAAGCGCTCATAGCCTCAGATCGATGTTGCCCGCAGCCACCGCAGCACGGCCTGCGGCGACACCCGCGCGCAATCGCGGAGTAACAGCCCGGAAACACCGACTGAATACACAGGTGACATGACTGGACCTGACTGGGCGCCGCTCACCGGGTTCCGGGTGGCGGTGACCTCGGCGCGACGCAGTGAAGAGCTGGCCGCCCTGCTCACCCGGCGCGGTGCCGACGTGACCAGTGCCGCCGCCATCACGATGGTGCCGCTACCCGATGACGACGAGCTGCGGGCCAATACGGAGGCGCTGATCGCGTCCCCGCCCGATATCGTGATCGCGACCACCGGGATCGGGTTCCGCGGCTGGATCGCGGCCGCTGACGGCTGGGGCCTTGCCCATGATCTGACCGCCGCGCTCGGCAACGCCAGGATCGTCTCGAGGGGACCGAAGGCCACCGGCGCACTGCGCGCCGCCGGTCTGCCAGAGGAATGGTCCCCGGAGTCCGAGTCCTCCCGTGAGCTGCTGCACTACCTGTTGGAGGGCGGCATCGTCGGCATGCGCATCGCCGTTCAGTTGCACGGCACCAACGACGACTGGGACCCCTTCCCCGAGTTCCTCGACGAGTTGCGCGCCGCGGGTGCCGACGTCGTGCCCATCCGGGTGTATCGATGGAACCCGGCGCCGCGCAACGGTCCCTTCGATCAATTGGTGCTGAGCATTGCCGACCAGCGTTTCGACGCCGTCAGCTTCACCTCCGCCCCGGCGGTCGCTGCCCTGCTCTTGCGCGCGACCGATCTCGGCGTGGAGCCGGCGGTGCTGGACGCCCTGCGCACCAACGTGCACGCGATGTGCGTCGGCCCGATCACCGCCCGTCCGCTGGTCCGCCTGGGGGTGCCCACCTCCGCTCCGGAACGGATGCGGCTGGGTGCCCTGGCCCGCCACATCACCGACGAGTTGCCGCTGTTGCAGTCACGCCGGATGCGGGTGGCCGGGCATCTGCTGGAGATCCGCGGCACCTGCGTACTGGTCGACGATGTGGTCAAGGAACTACCGCCGGCGGGGATGGCCACCATCCGCGCCCTCGCTCATCGGCCGGGCTCGGTGGTGTCCCGCCAGGATCTTCTCGATGCGCTACCGGGAAGTGGCACCGACACCCACGCCGTCGAGACCGCAGTGCTGCGGTTACGAAACGCACTGGGTGACAAGAACATCGTGACAACCGTGGTCAAGCGGGGCTACCGGTTGGCCGTCGATGAGTACCCGATGGGAGTGTCATGAATCGCGACGTCTCCGCGGTGCTGGTAGCCCACGGCACCCGCAAACCGGGCGGTGTCGACATGATCGGCCAACTGGCCGAACGTGTCTCGGATCTGCTGGATCGCGAGGTCCATGTGGCTTTCGTCGATGTATTGGGGCCGACACCGACGGAGGTCTTGGACAGAGTGCCCGCCGACCGGCCCGCTGTCGTGGTGCCGGCCTTCCTGGCCGGTGGCTACCATGTTCGCGCCGACGTCCCGGCGCACGTCGCGGCCAGCACACACCCGGCCGTGACAGTGACCCCACCCCTGGGCCCGTGTCATGGCACGGTGCGCGTACTCGCCGACCGGTTGCAGGAATCCGGCTGG
This DNA window, taken from Mycolicibacterium neoaurum, encodes the following:
- a CDS encoding nitrilase-related carbon-nitrogen hydrolase; this translates as MLILTAEPAEPLSRTAESRRPPVRVALVQHRWRADAAELIGVLNDGIARAADAGATAVFLPEITLLRYPADTRAGANPGDSAENLLDGPTFSMAAEAARRHGIFVHASLYEKAPDADGLGFNTAILVSPAGDLVGRTRKMHIPISAGYYEDTYFRPGPAQDAYPVYAPEGLGARVGLPTCWDEWFPEVARSYALGGAEIVVYPTAIGSEPVFPAFDTQPLWRHVIVGHGISNGLFMVVPNRTGDEGTLSFYGSSFISDPYGRVLVSAPRDEEAVLIADLDLDQRRDWLELFPFLLTRRPDSYGALTAPVDVEHPYGAGHAATAVVK
- a CDS encoding TetR/AcrR family transcriptional regulator C-terminal domain-containing protein encodes the protein MGRPRMAILSIDRIADAAMDLVESTGGFTIPELARSLKVSPSSLYNHVTGREQIVELLREKAMSAVALPATDGPWIDVVADIMRSYRRSYARYPRLIPLLTAYPIASTHAVAMYNALAQTLAAAGFSSADSLRVITLIDSFVLGSALDAAAPAAPWGSSPDVGPELAAALATGSGPDRAEDAFEFGLAVLLRGLKR
- a CDS encoding YeiH family protein, with protein sequence MTHTEAVDTTADEQTDPRSSQLPYAVAGVLVVIALGAATRFLEQQVPGWAADSPLAKVAKSIEFPVYAIALGLLGNVILSKVALREALSRGFRTEFFIKTGLVLLGASINLKLLVTAAGPAIVQALLLISIVFGFTWWLGGRLGLDDKLRALLASAVSICGVSAAIAAAGAVQAKREQLAYAASLVIIFALPSIFLLPWLATVFGLSDAVAGAWIGGNIDTTAAVAAAGALAGEDALQIATIVKTTQNALIGIVAIALTAYFALKVERKAGAQARPSLREFWDRFPKFVLGFIAASIIGTLYLQFGGDKVNIATVNDLRTWFLIFAFVAIGLEFSLRGLREAGWRPIALFASATVVNIVAALGLALLLFGNFTV
- a CDS encoding ABC transporter substrate-binding protein: MPTPWSRRGFLLALASGSAAAAAACSSEPRPGAVADDGSVTVQHAFGETRVPAPPTRVVSAGLTGQDCLMAVGVIPVGVTEWFGGQPFATWPWALPALGTARPVVLNLDNGIDVDAIAALDPDLIIATNAGLDRDTYDRLSDIAPTIAQSGTQAFFEPWKEQAAAIGAAVFKHDEMTRLIADIDTRFTTAGTENPQFKGKRALLLQGSLEGGDVVVTPPGWRTEFLTQLGFTVADTDATVPRDRMAQVLGAADVLIWCADDAETAVLTADPIIAERGARNVFTGRDLAAAIAFSSPLSLPAVADQLPAMLRPALA
- a CDS encoding queuosine precursor transporter encodes the protein MSSPNDTQHGPSYAQVGSAYYPIFVAVFTALVIISNVTATKGVEFGPIITDGGFIVFPLTYVIGDVLSEVYGFKAARRAILTGFAMNALAAAAFWATVYLPAADFYPNQEHLENIVSAYTGLIIAGMAGFLVGQTLNAWSLVLIKERTKEKHLWARLVGSTFVGQLGDTVVFCAIAASVIGITSFSDFLIYTAQGWFYKTIVEVVLLPVTYRVIAMVKRREPTYQPVA
- a CDS encoding 5-oxoprolinase subunit B family protein, with translation MTLTTDVHVPGDLGTVRDYGDQALLLEFDGTAAVLAWTDTLKSAGLPGVLDIVPASRTILVTLAGPRYLAPTRQRLKALRLQRSVDAYGKAAQPDVVIEVTYDGDDLAEVAELTGLSAAEVVAAHTGTLWQVGFGGFAPGFAYLIGGDPRLQVPRRAEPRTRVPAGSVGLAGEFSGVYPRESPGGWQLIGRTSAVLFDVTRDRPALLTPGMTVAFRAAS
- a CDS encoding 5-oxoprolinase/urea amidolyase family protein; translated protein: MSVTLEVLRTGPLALVEDLGRPGMAHMGVTTSGAADRRAHTLANRLVANPGEHATVEVTFGGFSARVHGGDVTIAVTGADTDPAVNGVPFGTNSIHYARDGEVISLGAPHSGLRSYLAVRGGIDVAPVLGSRSYDVMSAIGPAPLRVGDMLPIGEHSTDFPELDQAPVGSISPEIVDLQVVPGPRDDWFVDPDILVRTNWLVTNRSDRVGMRLVGMPLEHRRPDRQLPSEGATRGAIQIPPNGFPVILGPDHPVTGGYPVIGVVTDEDIDKLGQVRPGQTVRLHWSRPRLPHDI
- a CDS encoding GNAT family N-acetyltransferase, translated to MRSHTPGPTAVRDVHTARLIHTADLDAETRTDARRMVVEAFADDTEDTFDDSDWEHALGGMHALIFHRGAIIAHGAVVQRRLLYRDMPLRCGYVEAVAVRADWRRQGLGTAIMDALEQVLRGAYQLGALGASEAGMQLYLPRGWQQWQGPTSVLAPSGTTRTPDDDGGVYVLPVTVELDTSAELSCDWRAGDVW
- a CDS encoding uroporphyrinogen-III synthase; protein product: MTGPDWAPLTGFRVAVTSARRSEELAALLTRRGADVTSAAAITMVPLPDDDELRANTEALIASPPDIVIATTGIGFRGWIAAADGWGLAHDLTAALGNARIVSRGPKATGALRAAGLPEEWSPESESSRELLHYLLEGGIVGMRIAVQLHGTNDDWDPFPEFLDELRAAGADVVPIRVYRWNPAPRNGPFDQLVLSIADQRFDAVSFTSAPAVAALLLRATDLGVEPAVLDALRTNVHAMCVGPITARPLVRLGVPTSAPERMRLGALARHITDELPLLQSRRMRVAGHLLEIRGTCVLVDDVVKELPPAGMATIRALAHRPGSVVSRQDLLDALPGSGTDTHAVETAVLRLRNALGDKNIVTTVVKRGYRLAVDEYPMGVS
- a CDS encoding sirohydrochlorin chelatase, which translates into the protein MNRDVSAVLVAHGTRKPGGVDMIGQLAERVSDLLDREVHVAFVDVLGPTPTEVLDRVPADRPAVVVPAFLAGGYHVRADVPAHVAASTHPAVTVTPPLGPCHGTVRVLADRLQESGWRPGDSVVMAAAGTSDRSAQSDLRQTAAMLSALIGDRVELGYAATGAPTVTDAVQAARARGRRIAVASYLLADGLFQDRLRNSGADLVADPLGIHPGMVRLIASRFRRAAAFRLSTAA